Below is a genomic region from Drosophila albomicans strain 15112-1751.03 chromosome 2R, ASM965048v2, whole genome shotgun sequence.
AAAGACTTTCCGGCTATATTATTTGACTTTAGAATTTCATTCTAAGCTGtgagtataataaataaaataaataaaaatttaaaggatacttatttatatattatattattattgctaatTTATTTCATAGGTGCTATTTAAACTCCTTGatattaattacttttaatacTTCTTCCTTAGGTCGAAGTGTCAAAAATTTTGACAATGTAGAAATAGATTTCAAAAGTGTTGACAATGTTTCAATATATTTCGGAATTGTTTCAAAACGTTTCAAAACTAGTCAAATCGCTTTTAAAAATAGCTTCAACTATTCGAaactttaaagtaaatttataaaacttggcaaaattactttattatatATCTATACTTATAgccaatataatttattttaatttttacagtTTTTAAAGAGCTAGATTCTTCTCTCTTATGATATTTGAGTAGATGTATCTGAAAAAAGGAACTTTTAAGTTGCTTCCTCTTAGGAATTAATTGGATtagcatattaaaaatgaacagTCAGGATAAAAAACGttctttatataataattctaGAACAACCGCAATAACTGTAACGAATCGTTAAATttcgttttatatttgttttacttaCTCAACAAAAATTTTCTGTATATAATGGCATTAATaagcatttgcataataacGAATAACAACAATGTGAATACAACCTTAGGTTGCCCCTCAATGGCATGTGAAAGCTTTGggcatttgaaatgcaatatGTTTGCCGGCCTTCAGTCGACTGGCTTGAACTTTGACATGCACCAAAGGAAATCCTTTGTCTGCAAGTTTAAGCACTTGATATCGATTATCGGACTGAGTGCCCATAATGAGCacgcatttaaatttaatgagtGCACAAGTTACCCATAagtatcaatatacaaaatgtgtgACATATTGTACGatgtgtttgtatatttgtcaattattttgcaattagaCATCTGCTGCTTTGTGCATGGCTACGTCgaatgagtttttttttgtcaatatacatataaaagcaagagcagcaacgacagcaacgcACATTTTCAGTTTGCAAACATGCTCACGAACAAGTTTCTCAAGCTGCAGTCTGTCTACTTTCGACTCTTGGGATTCAATATATTTGCATGCCACGGCGACAGCTGGATATTGCCTCGCAGGACAATTGGCAGCATAATGTCTGTGCTTAGATTTCTGCCACTTACTGCGGCATTTTGTCTGCAGAATATGCAGAATGTGGATCAACTAACCGACGGTCTGTGCTCAATGCTGATTGATCTTCTGGCGCTGTGTAAATTCGGTTTGATCATTAGGTTGCACAAGGATTTGGTGCAGCTGATCGAAAGGATACGCCAACTGTTGCACAGAGGTAAGggaattacatttttattcccgttacccataggtagaagggtattttaactttgtcctggcaggaaatgtatgtaacaagcaggagaaggcatctccgacgcTATAAAGTAtctatattcttaatcaggaTGAACAGCCGAGAGGATATAGCGTTGTCCGTTGTCCGACTATCCGCTTGTCTATCTGTAagtatgtctgtctgtccgtccgtctgtgtgaacacctagatctcagagtcTATGTGAgttagagatataatttttttcgacatcatttgttatgtttccGCCTcctcaaaatgaaaaaaaaaacgaatgaacagcgtaattttgaagatAGAGCCTCGGATTTTGGTTagcacaataacaactacagtATTTAACAGGCCAATTGAAAAGTTTCCAGCTTAccatttgttttaaaaaattcattttctcTATTCGACATTTTTCCATTCAAGAGTGATACACTGATTGTAGCCGTTCGTCGTCTTCGGTACTCATTTCACCACATCTAAACTTAGCAAtctttgattttgatttgatttgatttttcaaatatatacacacatctCTTATATGTTAGGACCACCTAAAAATCACCAGGATTTCATTCTAAGAGCGCCATCCGGAGATTTTGCAATTGATCTGTTATACTTCTTGTAAATGCGGTCAGTTgttgcgattagataaaaattgtagaagttatttaagaagtAGTTTGTATGGAATCGCCTACTTATTATTGatctttgttgctttggctgactattttgcatatatagtcattggtatattttagtattttaagaataatatcacactattttacttttattcaaaatgggtatcggGAATTTcacactcgaatgtagctttctcacttgcaaataattcataataaataatccgCCGCCAGAGAGTCGCATAGCGAATTATGCTCGCATCATTGAGGAGGTCAACAAACGGGAACAGTTCATTAGCGGACTCTATAGGAACTGCTTTCAACTGGCTGCCGCATCGGCCTGCATGTTGCCCCTGCTGCGCATGTTCTGGAGCACGTTCATACGGTCTGCATCAGCTATTGGGGAAGTGCAGCCGGAGTTGCCGTTTCCCAGCGTGTGAGTTTGATAGTTGTTTCCATGGAATGTGTTCGAGATATTCGTGAGGTGTATTGTTGCAGTTATCCGTGGGACAATCGTGGGGTATTCAACTATTTGGTCGCCTATGTGTGGAATGTGGCTGCCGCATTTGGTGTCCTGCTGCCAACGGTTTGCGTGGACACGCTCTTCTGTTTGCTGACTCACAATCTATGCGCATTGTTTCGAATTGCCCAATACAAAATGCAGCATTTCGTTGGCGAATCTCTCGATGACACCCTCTCGAATGTGGCCAATATCTTGCCACTCTACCAGGCCACTCTCGACATGTGCAACACATTGAATCGCTGTTTTCGCCCGCTGATCAGCGTGCAATTTCTTGTCGCCTCGCTGCATTTATGCGTGCTCTGCTATCAGGTGTCCGCCAATCTCAGGAGACCCGATGTCCTCTTCTTTGCCGCCTTCACGTGCTCGATTCTGTCGCAAATCTATCTCTACTGCTATTGCGGGGAGTGTGTGAAAACGGAGAATGCGCAATTCGCCACAGCGATCTATGACAGCGATTGGCACAAAACCGGATGCAGTTGGTCCGCCATTGGACGGCCATTGCTGCTCTCGATGATGCGTGCTCAACGCGATTGCCGCATCGATGGctacttttttgttgcaaataAGCAAACATTTCTAGCGGTAAGTTTCAatcattaaaagtaaaaagtagCTTAATTGactaaaatgatttttacAGATTGTGAAAACTTCCATGTCTTATGTAACGCTACTTCAATCGCTCTCATAAATTggtattgattttattttaatctttgCTAATGaagtaattttcttttttctttttttttaataaatacagcAACTGTTGCCATCCATCAATAGCCATTTTTTTGCGTATTTTTTTCAAGTGCTGTTCAGTTGTTTTATAGTGATTAAACATGTTTAAATTATGCTTTAAGCTTGTGCTGCTATTTAAGCCAGTGGCTAATTAAGCCGTGTTAATAACGATACAAAAAATCAACGCATCGCTTGTTAATGCTCGATTGTGTttcctgcctgcctgcctacAGATGTCCTTTATCCTGCCCGAACATTACACGCACGTATACGTAATAGTTATTTTATCCGCACAACATTGCGGTTTGTTACACGGTTGCAGCCCTATGTATTAAAACATTCGACATGCTCGAAAGCATCTGGCCTATTTAATGCCACTCGCGATTGCCTTCAACCGAGTGTCGCCGATTGTTTCTGGTTGCTGTTTCTGGCATATGATTGCTATCTCAATTCACAGGTAATACTTTACTTGGTTAAACAATTTGATTGGACTGTAAGCGAATCCGTCATTTAAAAACATGCAATTATTGTTTGAATTTGCGatgtaaaatgtttaaattgaataactttaaaattcacTGCTACTGTGGACAAATtcattatacaaataaattcacgACACCTTTTGCACAGTAGTATACTACAGTAGAATACTACATTAtcgcattttgttttattaatttattatcagaacattttaaaaaggaaatacaattttccattttttttttattacaagtGAATAGTATACAAGTTAACGTGCCGAACAATACTGACGTCACAAATAGTCAGGCTTGGAACACTAACTTGCGAATCGTCGAAAGAGAGGTGCAAGTTAACGTGCCGAGCAATACTGACGTCACAAATAGTCAGGCTTGAGACACTAATTTGAGAGTCGTCGAAAGAGAGGTGCATATGGAGCTTTGGTGAGCGTCGGCTGCGGCCCAAATGCACTCAATCGCCGATCTAGAGCTTGAAAGCTGAGAGTGCAGAACTTTGTGAGATTAGTTTTAAGTTATGCTAGTTAGATTAGATCTGAAGCTCAAGCTCTCAAGAGCAAGAAccacaaaaaatgaaagaataaataattaaaacataattatattaactGGCGCCCAACGGCAAAAAGacctgcaaaaaaaaaaaaaaaaaaaccaaaagaagaaaacacgAAGCAGCATAGGTAGCTGCAATATTCACTGCCGGACAGCAGAGCTGGATAACTTCACCAAATCCGCAATTGCTGTACCAACTGCTGGACACGTGCGTGTCCACACATAACCAGAAAAGCTGACATCAGTGCTTGCCCTACCCAGCATCGGACAGCGGAGTTAAAAGCTAGCAGAGAAAATAATTTGGATAACTATGtaaaagaaaactgaaaaacatGTAAGTGAGaagttcatttttattaaaagcgAAATTTGCTCATTACGGCGTTTACATAAGCGAAAGCTCAATAAAGAGCGCACTCcaatttttcatatatgcCGACATTTGCATAAGCTAAAGCTTATGCAACTTATTTGattcttttgaatttattcCTATACTATGctgttcaataaataaataaataaataaaaagtgactATTCCATCTTTacacttatttaaatttttacacaAGTAAAAGCTTATGccgcacaataaataaaacaaaacccaTATCGTTACATATCTATTGccttttttcaattaaatattgtttatgcatttattagtatttagATAAGCTTATTCCgcaacatatgtaaataaaaaagctCCTTTCCACATGTCTAGCGACGAAGAACTTATCGAAAGTTACAAAGAAACTTTAGTGCACAATCGCAATCACAACCCAGTTAACCAAATTACTTCGTACAGAAACAATATCATTCAACCATCTAGAATGGACGCGACTACTCTTCGGGCCATGGAAGAATCCATTAATACTGCTTTAGAGAgacaaaaaatagaatttgaggagaaaatcaataaacttacccaacaattaaattcatttaaaacaaatactcCTAAAATAGAGGTCTATCAAGAGATCACTATTTCTAATGATGTTATATGCAATGAACCCCTCGATATTGTAAAATCTGTTTGTGAATTCGAtggaaaacaagaaaattatgTTTCTTGGAGACAATCCGCAATCGCAGCGTACAAGGTGTTTGAGCCTTATaatggcagcagcaggcaTTATCAAGCAGTTGCCATACTTAGAAATAAAGTCAGGGGACCAGCTGATGCCGTGCTTGCCTCTTTTAACACCGTGTTAAATTTTAAGGCGATTATGGCAAGGTTAGACTTTACTTATTCAGATAAAACACCAGTACATGTTATCCAACAAGAGCTAAGTTTACTACGGCAGGGCGAGATGCCTTTACTGAAATACTACGATGAAATAGAGAAAAAGCTAACGTTACTGATTAATAAAACTATTATGTCACATGATGCTACGGCCGCTGCCGTacttaatgaaaaatacaGAGGGGACGCCCTTCATACATTTGTGTCTGGGCTTAGGAAAAGTCTAAGAATGGCAGTTTTCCCATCACAGCCCCAAGATTTGCCAACAGCGTTGGCCTTTGCTCAGGAGGCAGAATCGAGCAATGAAAGGAGCATTTTTGCTGCTAACTTCGCGAAACACAATGAAGAGCGAATGCAGAAAAGTGCGAGTCAGCGTTCAAACGGCTGGCGCCATCAGTCTCAACATAATTCTGAGAGTCAAACGAATGAGGGCTCGAGAAGGAACCCTCACTTCACAAAAACCCAAACACCAGATCATAAGATGGGTGCTTTAAGCAACAAGGTTAGAACGCAAGTCGATCAAAATCAGACTGCTTCATTGCCTGAGCCTATGGAAGTCGACACTTCTTCTCGATACAGACAACCGACTAAATGGCAAAACACCAACAGTCAGGGTGCTGCAAAATCCGGGAGGACTCAAAAGGTTCATGCCACCACCCATGAGCACGAATATGAAACAACAGCTAGAACCGCAGTCGCTCAGGCCGAGGATGAGCTGTCAGATGCAGAAGCATGCAATTTTTTAGGGAGAAGTCCCTGTTACCGTACATCGTACGAACAGTAGCAGGGCAAACCATAAAACTCTTGGTGGATACAGGGGCCTCCAAAAACTACATTAAGCCACTTCCGGGCTTGAAGCATATCATCCCTGTAGAAAACGAATTCCAAGTAACATCCATCCACGGAAGCACAAAAATTACTCATAAGTGCTTGGTATCACTTTTTCAAgttaaaacatatttctttataCTTGACACACTTAAGGCATTCGACGCAATAATCGGCTTAGACCttttaaaaaaatgccaagcaaacattaatttgattcaaaatataatttcaacaGAGTATACCTCTGAGCCCCTCCTTTTTGCGAGATCTCAAAATGTGAATCTTATTCATAAAGATGACGCTGATGTACCATGTGCTATCAGGCCATTCTTTAACTCAATGATAAAAGATCATATCAAAACATTCGCAGACCCTTGTGTGGCCTTACCATATAACATTAATACTATTGCTACAATCAGAACAGACGGAGTGCCAGTGTACTCAAAACTATATCCACATCCCAGGGGCGTATCTGATTTTGTTAATGCAGAAGTTAAACAACTTTTAGCGAATGGCATTATTAGGCCTTCAAGATCGCCTTACAATAACCCCACTTGGGTGGTCGATAAAAAAGGGACTGATGAAAATGGGCATAGGAAAAAAAGGCTTGTTATTGATTTTAGAAAACTGAATCAAAATACTGTGGATGACAAGTATCCAATCCCTACAATTTCGACAATACTATCGAATATGGGCAATGCTACATTTTTTACAACTCTGGATTTGAAGTCCGGATTTCATCAAATTGAGCTTGCCGAAAAAGATAGAGAAAAAACAGCTTTCTCCGTGAACAACggaaaatatgaattttgcaGGCTCCCTTTTGGGCTGAAAAATGCCCCAAGTATTTTTCAGAGAGCCATTGATGATGTTTTAAGAGAACAAATTGGGAAGAGTTGCTATGTCTACGTAGATGATGTTATAATCTTCTCGGAAACAAAGGAACAACATATTAGGGACATCGAATGGGTCCTCAAAAGTCTTCATGATGCGGGCATGAGAGTATCACAAGAAAAATCTAAGTTTTTCAAAAAAGAAGTAGAATATCTAGGATTCATCGTGTCTAGGGGAGGAATAAAAACCGCACCTGAAAAGGTTCAGGCAATAAAAGCGTTCCCGACCCCAACCACCCTATTCGACCTCAGATCATTCTTGGGTCTTTCCAGCTATTATCGCTGCTTCATCAAAGATTATGCTTCCATAGCCAAGCCCCTCACGGAGCTACTGAAAGGCGAGAATGGCAAGATCTCAAAGAATCACTCTAGGAAAGTGAAAATAGAGCTGAAGCAAAATCATCAAGAGACTTTTGAAAAACTTAGAAACATACTTGCGTCGGAGGACGTCATGTTAGCATACCCTGACTTTAAAAAGCCTTTTGATTTGACAACAGATGCTTCGAGCTTCGGCCTCGGAGCCGTATTGTCACAAAATGGACGACCCATTACAATGATATCACGAACACTACGCGACAACGAACTAAGCTATGCGACAAACGAGAGAGAACTCTTAGCTATAGTTTGGTCATTAAAAAATCTCCGTAATTATCTTTACGGAGTGAAAACCTTGAACATTTTCACAGATCATCAGCCGTTGACGTTTGCGGTATCCGATAAGAACCCAAACTCAAAGATAAAGCGCTGGAAAGCATTTATCGACGAACACGGAGCGAAGTTGATCTATAAACCTGGCAGAGAAAATCATGTAGCTGATGCACTGTCACGGCAGCATTTGAATGCACTAGACAATGAGCCAGAATCAGACGTTGCGACCATCCATAGTGAGGAATCTCTAACTTACACGATTGAAGTAACTGACAAACCGGTCAATTGTTTCAAAAaccaaattgttattaaagaaGCTGAAACGACCTCAGTAAAAACAAGAATCTTATTTAGAGATAAGACCAGGCACATCATAGAGGTTTCCGAAAGGAAAGAACTTCACCAAATACTTGTGGATGcagtaaatgcaaatgttgtcAACGCTATACATTGCACACTGCCAGTATTGGCCTTTATCCAACATAGGCTAGTAGAGGCGTTTCCTTCTACAACGTTTCGATATTCGAAAGACTTAGTAATTGACGTCCTAAACGATACGGAACAAAGAGAAATTGTCACAGCTGAGCATAATCGAGCACACCGTGCAGCCCAGGAAAACGTGAAACAAATCCTTTGCGACTATTTCTTTCCAAAAATGTCTCGTCTTGCAATGGAGATTGCTGCTAACTGCAGAACTTGTTCTGTAGGTAAATATAATAGGCacccacaaaaacaaaatattgccaGCACCCCGATCCCAACTTTTGCGGGAGAAATCCTACATCTAGATATATTTAATACGGACAGAACATATTTTTTAACGTGTGTGGacaaattttccaaatttgCTGTTGTCCAACCCATACCTTCTAGAAGTACTATTGACATAAAGGGACCTATTTTACAGTTGGTAAATCTCTTCcctaaaacaaatacaatttactgCGATAatgaaaaatcattaaattcaGAAACCATTAGGACCACCCTAATGAACCATTTTGAAATAAGTGTGGTGAACGCACCACCATTGCACAGCACTTCTAATGGCCAGGTAGAACGATTTCACAGTACCTTGGGGGAAATTGCACGTTGTCTAaagattgaaaataatttaagcgACACAGTGGAGACTATCCTTTTGGCCACGATACAGTACAATAGGACCTTTCATTCAGTAACTAAAGAGAAACCGATTGAGATTATTCACTCAACTCCCATCGactttcaaaacaaaataatgcaaaatttaCAAGCCGCTCaagaaagaaaattgcaacaaGTTAATAAAGATCGAGTTTACAAGGAGTATTGCGTGGGCGATAAGGTTTTTTTGAAGAGGAATAAGAGACTGGGAAATAAATTATCTCCTTTATGCTCTGAAGAGGTAGTGGAAGCCGACTTAGGAACGACGGTTCTAATTAAGGGGAGGGTGGTCCATAaggacaatttaaaataaaaaactagaataacaaaaatttttgaattatagaaattaaaggaataaagtaataatttgcgatatgatatgatatggaaaacttaagaaaatatatggAAAACTCATTGAAGAATTATTAAtctggaaataaataaatcttaacaAAGCCgatattaaaaatgaacatCTCACAAATCTTAGAGTAGgttatgtaatataatatatgtatctagTATTAAGAGTATCCAAATAATTACATATTGCACTTTGTAATAAAACTGTAAGATTACAAATTTCAGTACGAAGAAGATAGTTGAGACTGCAGAAAAATCCTCGCTGAACGTGGGGCAAGCACTTTCATCATGGGAAATTACACGAAACTCATCCGCTCTACGCTCAGTAAGGAGCGAAGGCATACCATGGCACACGACTCGGGATTTTAGACTCTACAGTGGAGATCGACGATGGAATGCTCACCATTCGATCGAGCTTCTATCAATGGCGTCTGGtcgaacacaacaaaacacagcCTATAAGAACCAACATTGTCTCGGCAATCTCACAGTGAATGTGACATCGCACAGAGGAAACTGGGCATGCTATTCCTGCATCCACTGAGTAACTAGAATCCTGACACCCCGGTGATTTGCGAGACGAGCTTATTGCAGTCAACGTTCCactctgttgctgtttagtTATTCGGCTTATCGACGCCTTTAAACGAAACACCAACATCGAGCACAGAATTGAACCATCGTTCCGTAGAGTACCGAGGACGGCCCTCACTTAACCGGGGGAGGAGTTAACGTGCCGAACAATACTGACGTCACAAATAGTCAGGCTTGGAACACTAACTTGCGAATCGTCGAAAGAGAGGTGCAAGTTAACGTGCCGAGCAATACTGACGTCACAAATAGTCAGGCTTGAGACACTAATTTGAGAGTCGTCGAAAGAGAGGTGCATATGGAGCTTTGGTGAGCGTCGGCTGCGGCCCAAATGCACTCAATCGCCGATCTAGAGCTTGAAAGCTGAGAGTGCAGAACTTTGTGAGATTAGTTTTAAGTTATGCTAGTTAGATTAGATCTGAAGCTCAAGCTCTCAAGAGCAAGAAccacaaaaaatgaaagaataaataattaaaacataattatattaactTACACAATTAGTTAGTGAAGTAaacgaatatttattttctaaatattgaatttaaatacaaactttataatatttttatagttataaaataaaattacatgcACATCTTACCTTTTCTCCTTCAACagaattattaaagaaacgACAAGAATAGAAGGTGTTCGGAATTGAATACAGTTATAGTatgttaaagtaaaatataaaaacatgctacaaactacaaactaaagtacaaaaaaaatattctaagcATCGCAGCCCtataaagtatgcaacaatattaaaacacacacaaatagtACAACAAAAGCTTTAAGCACTCCACGCTGAGGGGAATCAACTTATAGTTTCCTGATTTGTCGTAAACTTGTTATAAGTGAAATAAatcgtaaataaatatttactgatTTTGAAAGCCTCGCACAATTGGCAGCTGAGAATATGCCAATCGAGTGAAATGACCAAGTttgctcttttctttttcttttttttttggatggAGGCAGTAAGAAAACTCTGGAGGCAATCGCGACAGTGAGCAGTCACTTGATGACAAAGTTCCCCAACGTTATATAACAcaatacacacatgcacacacacacacacagacagacagacacacattcgtaagtatttatatatggtGACGGCGATGCAGACAAACAGAATCAAAGACAGTCAACACTTTTGTGACCAACGACTGGCGAAAGTGGCGAAAAATACACCCCGAGGGCATTAGACCAGCATTTTCTCTGTCTTTTTCTATCTCGTTCACACGTTCACTTGCCATCTCTTTCGTGTGTCGTGTTGTAAGCCATTGAGGCAAATAGTTTCGGTTTAGTCCAATAATGATGGTATTGCATTCGGAATCGCAGTCACAGAAtggttgttgctcttgctctttgGCCGGGCAttgataaaattatattcaattgatGCTTGTCGAGTTGAAATGccataataaattcaattgtgtCTAAGAGATCCCCCTTGGGGGCGTTGACTGTAACCATTGtctgtgcctgtgtgtgtgtgtgtgtgtattttccGGGCCACATTTTGAGCCATTTTCTGGGCCGGCCTCAcaaatcatttattatttgcttttctaaCTTTGTCATAACAGCGTCCTCTGTCATTTGGTCTTTTTCTCTTTGGCGTTTAACGCACAAATTTCCCTTTTTAATTCGGCAATTAATTGAATCAATCGCTTGCACATCCTGCCATCCTGACATCCTGCTCGCATTCTTCTTCATTCTTTCTCGCTATCCCTTGACCCGGCAATTTAATGTCGCTAATTTATGTGGTcaattgttttggttttaacGAGCGCCTCGaccatttttattgaaaaattgccTCGTCATGCTCGGTCAAAGCACTTCCGTCCTTTCTAATTTTGCCATTCCTTTTCACAATCATCTTTtgtatgtagttgttgttgttgctcttgttgttgttattggcgACTTTCAATCatcagcaaataaattacaaatacatatacaacaaaaaaagtaaagcttcgtaaataaatacaacattttaataaatattcgaagcattgcaaaaaatatatatgaattataTGATATGTTCGTTGAAcgttcattttaatatttccatTAAGTAAAaccaaatatttggcaaatgtttggcaggaatatttttgtggcttgccatttccatttcttgATACTcgtgcatttaaatttcaacaattttgtataaaatatatttcataccACACTTTGCCGGGGGCCAACTTTAATCGCTCAATTAAAGCGGCAtcaaatattacgtatacgtctaTGCTTgacttaaattgaatttatatgtgtatgtgtgtatgtgtgtgttcgctTGGGCAAGTggccaaaaccaaaaataatataaataaatgtgaagaAAGGCAGAccaagagatagagagagaaagagagagttgATAGGAAATAGCCTGGAAATAGTATCCTGTTCAGTTTAAAAGTCAAAGTATATTAAAGCACAATACTCATACAAACAACAGCTAGATTTTTCTGGCCTAGATGAGAAagaagctcacacacacacacatgagaaATTGTTATAAAGAGCTAACCGGATATTTtcggaatttttaattaattctcCAGCACATGAACATGCAGAGCTTACCgtaccaacacacacacatacacacacacacacacactcgcatacatcCTGAGAAGTCCGGCGACTGTGCCTTGTCCTTTTGTTATACTGCCTTCCCTCCAGTTGCAGTTCAGTTCCTGTGtccattttgttgctgctgctgctgttgcagttacTGTTGCTGTCAAAGAGAGCGAACGAGGAACGCCAACTGCAACAATTTTCGGCAATTGCTATGAAACGAGGACGATGCGGATCCCCAGCATCTATCTAGCTAGCAGGGCATGCCCTGGACACAGCTATGgctgccttttgttgttgcttattcATTGTGCAAAGtttgtataaatttttgatttctttacACAAAATTCTGTGCATGTCTCACTCTGACTGTCTgatctgctgttgctgttgctgttgctgttgctgttactgttactgctgctgttgctgttgctttactttgctgctgctctctgcttctttttcgaatttttgttgccgttgttgttgctcttctcGCACAACACAAATGCCATTGATTGAGTCACATCGCCTGGGCATATAAATCCCACTGCTGGGGCGTGTCACGCTtactgtctgtccgtctgtctgtctgtctgtcaacGACAGACTGCCTGACAGACATTACTACATATATTGAGTATTGCTGCCTATGAAGAGTACCTTAAAGTTTTCGCCGTGCTGCGTCTGCGGCGTTTGGCGTAACTTGCCCGATGATTTCGTTATTGTTCGATTGACAATAAAGAATCAACTGAAAGTTCGAAAAGCACAAAATGCCATTGAATTTGCACACACCGAcaagcagacagacagtcagacagacagacagacagtcgaaCATACAGAAAAAGGGAGAAACGCTGACTGAGACAGCACAATAGTTGtaagcatataaaaataagtcgCTGGAGGTT
It encodes:
- the LOC117573511 gene encoding putative odorant receptor 98b, which codes for MLTNKFLKLQSVYFRLLGFNIFACHGDSWILPRRTIGSIMSVLRFLPLTAAFCLQNMQNVDQLTDGLCSMLIDLLALCKFGLIIRLHKDLVQLIERIRQLLHRESRIANYARIIEEVNKREQFISGLYRNCFQLAAASACMLPLLRMFWSTFIRSASAIGEVQPELPFPSVYPWDNRGVFNYLVAYVWNVAAAFGVLLPTVCVDTLFCLLTHNLCALFRIAQYKMQHFVGESLDDTLSNVANILPLYQATLDMCNTLNRCFRPLISVQFLVASLHLCVLCYQVSANLRRPDVLFFAAFTCSILSQIYLYCYCGECVKTENAQFATAIYDSDWHKTGCSWSAIGRPLLLSMMRAQRDCRIDGYFFVANKQTFLAIVKTSMSYVTLLQSLS